One segment of Leptospirillum ferrooxidans C2-3 DNA contains the following:
- a CDS encoding MFS transporter, with product MNIQIAIDILKNRNFSLLTMGQVISQLGENLNKVAMLWFVYQFSHKAADLAWVGILQTLPPLLFGWFTGPILDRVSRKNVMIFIDITRGLLLLLIPVLYHNELLTLPILFILVFLISVVSGIFGPALYASIPELVRRDQIVSANALMQTTGQVGMLLGPITGGVLIGLWNAPFVMIVNAVTFFLSALFLLMMKLPSPHRSTAFSFLTLLQETREGFQFVFNGKSNLLPLFVIMTLYGFITGPFSLILPVYTKLVLHQGPQTLGFLLSIMGLGMLGASMLLTSAPPIQYEKWIAGALIFGGLMLTATGWLQPILFASITIALIGASFSAFNPLAHTIIQTQAPEILLARTLSTMSIGFLLGAIGGMGLFPALLHLIGVGPVFSIMGLIFLIGGLIFLRRSIKKESPQETLSIAQHLPISIGTNRNES from the coding sequence TTGAACATTCAGATAGCCATCGATATCTTAAAAAATCGAAATTTCAGCTTGTTGACAATGGGGCAGGTTATTTCTCAGCTTGGGGAGAACCTCAACAAGGTCGCTATGTTGTGGTTTGTCTACCAGTTTTCCCACAAAGCGGCAGACCTTGCATGGGTTGGAATCCTTCAAACACTTCCTCCCCTTCTTTTTGGTTGGTTCACAGGTCCCATTCTCGATCGGGTGTCACGAAAAAACGTTATGATCTTTATTGATATCACCAGGGGTCTTCTACTTCTTCTGATTCCGGTCCTTTACCATAACGAGCTTCTTACCCTTCCAATCCTATTCATACTTGTGTTTCTGATCTCTGTGGTCTCCGGAATTTTTGGTCCAGCTCTCTATGCCTCGATACCTGAACTTGTCCGTCGGGATCAAATTGTATCCGCAAATGCACTCATGCAAACGACAGGTCAAGTTGGAATGCTTCTCGGCCCAATTACTGGAGGTGTTCTCATCGGTCTCTGGAACGCTCCGTTCGTAATGATTGTGAATGCTGTTACTTTTTTTCTCTCCGCACTCTTTCTATTAATGATGAAACTACCTTCCCCACATAGGTCAACAGCTTTTTCTTTCTTAACATTACTCCAGGAAACACGTGAAGGGTTCCAGTTTGTATTTAATGGAAAAAGTAATCTCCTGCCATTGTTTGTCATCATGACTCTGTACGGATTTATTACCGGTCCTTTTTCACTCATTTTGCCCGTATACACAAAACTTGTTCTCCATCAAGGCCCCCAAACGCTTGGTTTTCTTCTATCAATCATGGGGCTTGGTATGTTGGGTGCTTCAATGTTGCTCACATCAGCACCACCTATACAATACGAAAAATGGATTGCAGGAGCTTTAATTTTTGGCGGACTTATGCTAACGGCAACAGGTTGGTTACAACCGATTCTGTTCGCTTCTATTACAATTGCACTTATAGGAGCATCTTTTTCCGCATTCAATCCATTAGCTCATACTATTATTCAAACACAGGCACCTGAAATTCTTTTAGCAAGAACACTTTCAACAATGTCTATTGGATTCCTTCTTGGAGCTATTGGAGGAATGGGGCTATTCCCAGCACTTCTCCATCTCATAGGAGTTGGCCCTGTCTTTTCAATAATGGGTCTTATTTTTCTTATAGGAGGATTAATCTTTCTCAGGCGCTCCATCAAAAAAGAGTCTCCCCAGGAGACATTATCAATCGCTCAACATTTACCGATATCCATTGGAACGAATAGGAATGAATCATGA